A window of the Pantoea sp. Lij88 genome harbors these coding sequences:
- a CDS encoding sugar ABC transporter permease — translation MLSLRQREQRQAWVLLAPMLLVMLLLTAWPLLRTIWLSFTDAALIGSGETPAWIGLENYLYALSDPDFRASIWRTLYFTLVSVTFEGIIGVLVALLLNQKFIGRNVLRVLVILPWALPTIVNAMMWRLNFNPDYGSINALLSQLGIIDGYRSWLGSPDSALNAVMFADIWKNYPLVTLLVLAALQSIPDDLYEAARLDGASAWRRFRAITFPAIVAPLGVALVLRTIDAFKIFDIIYVMTRGGPVDSTKTLSFFVYQESFSYLRAGSGAAYAILMTLMCALLITLYLLMLWHQRRRSSAYEN, via the coding sequence ATGCTGAGTTTGCGTCAACGCGAACAGCGTCAGGCATGGGTGCTGCTGGCACCCATGCTGCTGGTGATGCTGCTGCTTACCGCCTGGCCTCTTCTGCGCACCATCTGGCTCAGTTTTACCGATGCTGCGCTGATTGGCAGCGGTGAAACGCCTGCCTGGATTGGGCTGGAAAACTATCTCTATGCGCTCAGCGATCCCGATTTTCGGGCGTCGATCTGGCGCACGCTCTACTTCACTCTGGTCTCCGTCACTTTTGAAGGGATCATCGGCGTGCTGGTAGCGCTGCTGCTCAATCAGAAGTTCATCGGCCGTAATGTGTTGCGGGTACTGGTGATTCTGCCGTGGGCGCTGCCGACCATCGTCAACGCGATGATGTGGCGGCTCAACTTCAACCCCGATTACGGCAGCATTAACGCCCTGCTCAGCCAGCTCGGTATTATTGATGGCTACCGCAGCTGGCTGGGATCGCCGGATTCGGCGCTCAATGCGGTGATGTTTGCGGATATCTGGAAAAACTATCCGCTGGTCACCCTGCTGGTGCTGGCCGCGCTGCAGTCGATTCCTGACGATCTGTATGAAGCGGCACGGCTGGATGGTGCTTCAGCATGGCGTCGGTTCCGGGCAATTACCTTCCCGGCAATTGTTGCTCCGCTCGGCGTCGCGCTGGTGTTACGCACCATCGATGCCTTTAAGATCTTCGACATCATTTACGTGATGACGCGCGGCGGCCCGGTGGACAGCACCAAAACCCTCAGCTTTTTCGTCTATCAGGAGTCGTTCAGCTATCTGCGTGCCGGCAGCGGTGCGGCCTACGCGATACTGATGACGCTGATGTGCGCCCTGCTAATTACGCTCTATCTGCTGATGTTGTGGCATCAGCGCCGCCGGAGTTCTGCTTATGAAAACTAA
- a CDS encoding extracellular solute-binding protein, with amino-acid sequence MSQRYTPKLKAGFAALLMLSAGSAAAASQINALFMTQAAYSENDIRAMTQDFQKQHPDVTVNLEFVPYEALHDKIVAARGAGGNGYDVVLFDAIWPAEFARFDLLQDVSARITPEEKEKVFPGAMNTVVYKGKTLGMPWILDTKYLYYNKAMLAKAGITTPPQTWQQVLDDAKIIKDKKIVTYPLVWSWSQAEALVCDYTTLVSGFGGQFYQNGKLDFSSPASLKALNLMKSSLDEGLSNPASREYLEEDVRKSFSNGDAAFALNWTYMYNMANDPKQSKVAGDVGIMPAPGDAPGKVGAVNGSMGLGITKGSTHANEAWQYIQYMTSQPVQNQYAKLSLPIWKSSYQDEAVKKDQESLITAADKSLNVMLSRPETADYSRLSNQLQQQLQQVLLGKVPAQDAMATVDKSAARLR; translated from the coding sequence ATGTCACAGCGTTATACCCCCAAACTGAAAGCCGGGTTCGCCGCCTTACTGATGTTGAGCGCAGGCAGCGCGGCGGCGGCCAGCCAGATCAATGCCCTGTTTATGACGCAGGCGGCCTATAGCGAAAATGATATCCGCGCGATGACGCAGGATTTTCAAAAGCAGCACCCGGATGTCACCGTCAATCTGGAGTTTGTTCCTTATGAAGCGCTGCACGACAAGATCGTAGCGGCGCGTGGCGCGGGCGGTAATGGCTATGATGTGGTGCTGTTCGATGCCATCTGGCCAGCGGAATTTGCCCGTTTCGATCTGCTGCAGGATGTCAGCGCCCGCATTACGCCAGAGGAAAAAGAGAAGGTCTTCCCGGGCGCAATGAATACCGTGGTCTATAAGGGTAAGACGCTGGGTATGCCGTGGATCCTCGATACCAAATACCTCTATTACAACAAAGCGATGCTGGCTAAAGCGGGCATCACCACCCCGCCACAGACCTGGCAGCAGGTGCTGGATGACGCGAAGATCATCAAGGACAAAAAGATTGTGACGTACCCGCTGGTCTGGAGCTGGTCCCAGGCGGAAGCGCTGGTGTGTGACTACACCACGCTGGTGTCAGGCTTTGGCGGACAGTTCTATCAGAACGGCAAACTCGACTTCTCCAGCCCGGCCTCGCTTAAGGCGCTGAACCTGATGAAAAGCTCGCTTGATGAGGGGCTGAGTAACCCGGCTTCCCGTGAATATCTGGAAGAGGATGTGCGCAAATCATTCTCTAATGGCGATGCGGCTTTCGCGCTGAACTGGACCTACATGTACAACATGGCGAACGATCCTAAGCAGAGCAAAGTGGCGGGCGACGTTGGCATCATGCCTGCGCCGGGCGATGCGCCAGGAAAAGTGGGTGCGGTGAACGGGTCGATGGGACTGGGGATCACCAAAGGCAGCACGCATGCTAATGAGGCGTGGCAGTACATTCAGTACATGACCTCACAGCCGGTTCAGAACCAGTATGCGAAGCTCAGCCTGCCAATCTGGAAATCCTCTTATCAGGATGAGGCAGTGAAAAAGGATCAGGAGAGTCTGATTACTGCGGCGGACAAATCGCTAAACGTGATGCTGTCACGTCCGGAGACTGCGGACTATTCGCGCCTGTCAAACCAGCTGCAGCAGCAGTTACAGCAGGTATTGCTGGGTAAAGTCCCGGCTCAGGACGCGATGGCAACGGTGGATAAAAGCGCCGCCCGGTTACGTTAA
- a CDS encoding carbohydrate ABC transporter permease, producing the protein MKTKLRRVLRYGAALLVAISILAPMGWLFLMSVSSASDLSRVPLEWLPRQWDFSRYQRLISLAPNQPGNIFLHALGNSLLVATVATAISLLLAIPAAFSFSRYSGRDAWLSGALAIYMVPPVAFVLPLYFLLQQLGLLNTRPGLVMVYCSLILPFLTWMLKNQFDSLPRDIEQAARLDGLRFWQVLLRITLPLAKPVLGAAALFGWLLAWDEFFYALLFTSNISAQTLPVAIAGFTAGRATDDGLIAAIGILASVPPLFIAIWLQKTLVSGLTSGGSKG; encoded by the coding sequence ATGAAAACTAAACTGCGACGGGTACTGCGCTATGGAGCTGCGCTGCTGGTCGCCATCAGCATTCTGGCTCCGATGGGCTGGCTGTTTCTGATGAGCGTCAGCTCTGCCAGCGATCTCTCTCGCGTGCCGCTGGAGTGGCTGCCGCGTCAGTGGGATTTCAGCCGCTATCAGAGGCTGATTTCGCTGGCACCGAACCAGCCGGGCAACATTTTCCTGCATGCGCTGGGTAACAGCCTGCTGGTCGCGACGGTGGCCACGGCGATCTCGCTGCTGCTGGCAATACCGGCGGCGTTCAGCTTCTCACGCTACAGCGGCCGCGATGCCTGGCTTTCCGGCGCACTGGCGATCTACATGGTGCCGCCGGTGGCGTTTGTGCTGCCGCTCTACTTCCTGCTGCAACAGCTGGGGCTGCTCAACACCCGTCCCGGCCTGGTGATGGTCTACTGCTCGTTGATCCTGCCGTTCCTGACCTGGATGCTGAAGAATCAGTTCGACTCGCTGCCGCGTGATATCGAACAGGCTGCCCGTCTGGATGGCCTGCGCTTCTGGCAGGTTCTGCTGCGCATCACGCTGCCGCTGGCGAAACCGGTATTAGGCGCTGCTGCCCTGTTTGGCTGGCTGCTCGCCTGGGATGAGTTTTTCTACGCCCTGCTGTTCACCAGCAATATTTCGGCTCAGACCCTGCCGGTCGCGATTGCCGGTTTTACCGCCGGACGCGCGACGGATGATGGTCTGATCGCGGCGATTGGCATTCTGGCTTCGGTGCCGCCTCTGTTTATTGCCATCTGGTTGCAGAAGACGCTG